A genomic window from Motacilla alba alba isolate MOTALB_02 chromosome 2, Motacilla_alba_V1.0_pri, whole genome shotgun sequence includes:
- the RAD21 gene encoding double-strand-break repair protein rad21 homolog — protein sequence MFYAHFVLSKRGPLAKIWLAAHWDKKLTKAHVFECNLESSVESIISPKVKMALRTSGHLLLGVVRIYHRKAKYLLADCNEAFIKIKMAFRPGVVDLPEENREAAYNAITLPEEFHDFDQPLPDLDDIDVAQQFSLNQSRVEEITMREEVGNISILQDNDFGDFGMDDREMMREGSAFEDDMLVSSSTSNLLLEPEQSTSHLNEKSNHLEYEDQYKDDNFGEGNDGGILDDKLLSNNDGGIFDDPPALSESGVMMPEQPPHDDMDDDDNVSMGGPDSPDSVDPVEPLPTMTDQTTLVPNEEEAFALEPIDITVKETKAKRKRKLIVDSVKELDSKTIRAQLSDYSDIVTTLDLAPPTKKLMMWKETGGVEKLFSLPAQPLWNNRLLKLFTRCLTPLVPEDLRKRRKGGEADNLDEFLKDFENPEVPREEQQQQQQQRDVIDEPILEEPSRLQESMMEGSRTNLDESVMPPPPAQTGVKRKLQQVEPEPVLPHPPSQQLEIPPVEMPPEEPQNICQLIPELELLPEKEKEKEKEKEEEEEEEEEDGTGGDQDQEERRWNKRTQQMLHGLQRALAKTGAESISLLELCRNTNRKQAAAKFYSFLVLKKQQAIELTQEEPYSDIIATPGPRFHII from the exons ATGTTCTATGCCCACTTTGTCCTGAGCAAACGTGGGCCGCTGGCCAAAATCTGGCTGGCGGCCCACTGGGATAAGAAGCTGACCAAAGCCCATGTTTTTGAATGTAATCTGGAGAGCAGCGTGGAGAGCATCATTTCCCCAAAG GTGAAGATGGCACTTCGAACCTCAGGACATCTTTTACTAGGCGTTGTTAGAATCTaccacaggaaagcaaaatatctTCTTGCAGACTGTAATGAGGCTTTCATTAAGATTAAGATGGCTTTTCGTCCAG GAGTTGTTGATTTGcctgaggaaaacagagaggCTGCTTATAATGCTATTACCTTACCTGAGGAGTTTCACGATTTTGACCAACCACTCCCTGATCTAGA TGATATTGATGTGGCTCAGCAGTTCAGTTTGAACCAGAGTAGAGTGGAAGAAATTACAATGAGAGAAGAAGTAGGCAACATCAGTATCCTCCAGGATAATGACTTCG GTGACTTTGGGATGGATGATCGTGAGATGATGAGAGAAGGTAGTGCATTTGAGGATGACATGCTGGTGAGCTCTAGTACTTCCAATCTCCTCCTGGAACCTGAACAGAGCACCAGTCACCTCAATGAGAAATCTAATCACCTGGAATATGAAGACCAATACAAAGATGATAATTTTGGGGAAGGAAATGATGGTGGAATATTGG ATGACAAACTTCTTAGTAATAATGATGGTGGTATTTTTGATGACCCACCTGCACTGTCAGAAAGTGGAGTGATGATGCCAGAGCAGCCTCCCCACGATGATatggatgatgatgataatgTATCAA TGGGAGGCCCGGACAGCCCCGACTCGGTCGATCCGGTGGAGCCGTTACCAACCATGACTGACCAGACAACGCTTGTTCCCAATGAAGAGGAAGCCTTTGCTCTGGAGCCTATTGACATAACTG TCAAGGAAACCAAagcaaagaggaagagaaagctGATTGTGGACAGTGTGAAAGAACTGGACAGCAAGACTATTCGAGCCCAATTAAGTGACTACTCTGATATTGTTACTACTTTGGATTTGGCACCTCCTACTAAGAAATTGATGATGTGGAAAGAAACTGGTGGAGTTGAAAAGCTGTTctctctgcctgcacagcctTTGTGGAACAACAGACTACTGAAG CTCTTTACTCGCTGTCTTACACCTCTGGTACCAGAAGACctgagaaagaggaggaaaggtgGAGAAGCTGACAATCTTGATGAGTTCCTTAAAGACTTTGAAAACCCAGAGGttcccagggaggagcagcaacagcaacagcagcaacgAGATGTCATTG ATGAACCTATTCTGGAAGAACCGAGCCGTTTGCAAGAGTCGATGATGGAAGGCAGCAGAACCAACCTGGATGAGTCAGTTATGCCACCCCCACCAGCTCAGACTGGTGTGAAACGCAAACTGCAGCAAGTAGAACCAGAGCCAGTGTTACCT CATCCGCCATCACAACAGCTGGAAATACCACCTGTAGAAATGCCTCCAGAGGAGCCCCAAAACATCTGCCAGCTAATACCAGAGCTAGAACTTCTgccagaaaaagagaaggagaaggaaaaggagaaggaggaagaggaggaggaagaa GAAGAAGACGGCACAGGGGGTGATCAGGATCAAGAAGAAAGGAGATGGAACAAGAGGACTCAACAAATGCTCCATGGCCTTCAG AGAGCCCTTGCTAAGACTGGAGCAGAATCTATCAGTTTGCTTGAGCTGTGCAGAAATACGAATAGAAAACAAGCAGCTGCCAAGTTCTACAGTttcctggtactgaagaagCAGCAAGCTATAGAGCTGACACAGGAGGAGCCCTACAGTGACATCATTGCCACCCCTGGTCCCAGGTTTCACATTATCTGA